From the genome of Papaver somniferum cultivar HN1 chromosome 2, ASM357369v1, whole genome shotgun sequence, one region includes:
- the LOC113346974 gene encoding GDSL esterase/lipase At1g09390-like isoform X1, whose amino-acid sequence MKRADPLSLESFRTHGFLVLIIIIGLYVDLVKSQCTNHPVIFNFGDSNSDTGGISAGLGFTFGPPHGRAFFPPPNGGRLSDGRLVIDFLCEHIHTSYLTPYLQSLDPNFSNGANFAISGASTLPEYVPFSLDVQILQFRRFRSLSIELVSRGKKGFVNKRGFENALYTFDIGQNDLSGAFGYLSYNQVVQRIPLFIAEIKSAIWSIYQNGGKNFWIHNTGPLGCLPQRLSSTNHSSADLDQHGCLRTLNDAAKAFNEKLHALCEELRSAMKNATIVYTDIFAIKYDLIANSAKYGFKNPLMACCGYGGPPYNVNNKVGCGQTGYNVCAQGTQCISWDGVHYTEAANSFVASRILSTNYSTPKLKWDYFCNT is encoded by the exons ATGAAGAGAGCTGATCCTTTATCTCTTGAATCCTTCCGCACTcatggttttcttgtgttgatcaTCATAATTGGTCTCTATGTGGACCTTGTGAAGTCACAGTGCACCAATCACCCTGTCATTTTCAATTTCGGTGACTCCAATTCTGACACTGGCGGAATCTCAGCCGGGCTTGGGTTCACCTTTGGACCACCTCATGGTCGCGCATTCTTTCCCCCACCGAATGGTGGTCGGTTATCTGATGGACGTCTAGTGATCGATTTTCTCT GTGAACACATTCATACAAGCTATTTGACACCATACTTGCAATCTTTGGATCCAAATTTTAGTAACGGAGCAAATTTTGCGATTAGTGGCGCATCCACTCTACCTGAATACGTTCCCTTCTCTTTAGATGTTCAAATCCTTCAGTTTCGCAGATTCCGGTCTCTCTCTATTGAACTTGTATCTCGAG GTAAGAAAGGTTTTGTGAACAAACGAGGGTTTGAAAACGCGCTATACACTTTCGATATCGGGCAAAATGACCTTTCTGGTGCATTCGGATACTTATCGTACAACCAAGTAGTCCAGAGAATTCCATTATTCATTGCTGAAATCAAATCTGCTATTTGG tctatatatcaaaatggtGGAAAGAATTTCTGGATACATAATACTGGTCCATTGGGATGTTTGCCTCAAAGACTCTCTTCAACAAATCATAGTTCGGCAGATCTTGACCAACATGGATGCCTTCGAACACTTAATGACGCTGCGAAAGCCTTTAATGAAAAATTGCACGCCCTTTGCGAAGAGTTAAGATCCGCAATGAAGAATGCAACTATTGTCTATACGGATATCTTTGCCATCAAATATGATCTCATAGCCAACTCTGCAAAATATG GTTTCAAGAATCCATTAATGGCATGCTGTGGATATGGAGGGCCACCTTACAACGTGAACAATAAGGTTGGATGTGGTCAAACTGGTTACAACGTGTGCGCACAAGGAACACAATGCATCAGCTGGGATGGTGTTCATTACACCGAAGCTGCCAATTCATTTGTTGCATCCAGAATATTATCTACAAATTACTCTACACCGAAACTCAAATGGGATTATTTCTGTAATACCTGA
- the LOC113346974 gene encoding GDSL esterase/lipase LIP-4-like isoform X2 codes for MKRADPLSLESFRTHGFLVLIIIIGLYVDLVKSQCTNHPVIFNFGDSNSDTGGISAGLGFTFGPPHGRAFFPPPNGGRLSDGRLVIDFLCEHIHTSYLTPYLQSLDPNFSNGANFAISGASTLPEYVPFSLDVQILQFRRFRSLSIELVSRGKKGFVNKRGFENALYTFDIGQNDLSGAFGYLSYNQVVQRIPLFIAEIKSAIWNFWIHNTGPLGCLPQRLSSTNHSSADLDQHGCLRTLNDAAKAFNEKLHALCEELRSAMKNATIVYTDIFAIKYDLIANSAKYGFKNPLMACCGYGGPPYNVNNKVGCGQTGYNVCAQGTQCISWDGVHYTEAANSFVASRILSTNYSTPKLKWDYFCNT; via the exons ATGAAGAGAGCTGATCCTTTATCTCTTGAATCCTTCCGCACTcatggttttcttgtgttgatcaTCATAATTGGTCTCTATGTGGACCTTGTGAAGTCACAGTGCACCAATCACCCTGTCATTTTCAATTTCGGTGACTCCAATTCTGACACTGGCGGAATCTCAGCCGGGCTTGGGTTCACCTTTGGACCACCTCATGGTCGCGCATTCTTTCCCCCACCGAATGGTGGTCGGTTATCTGATGGACGTCTAGTGATCGATTTTCTCT GTGAACACATTCATACAAGCTATTTGACACCATACTTGCAATCTTTGGATCCAAATTTTAGTAACGGAGCAAATTTTGCGATTAGTGGCGCATCCACTCTACCTGAATACGTTCCCTTCTCTTTAGATGTTCAAATCCTTCAGTTTCGCAGATTCCGGTCTCTCTCTATTGAACTTGTATCTCGAG GTAAGAAAGGTTTTGTGAACAAACGAGGGTTTGAAAACGCGCTATACACTTTCGATATCGGGCAAAATGACCTTTCTGGTGCATTCGGATACTTATCGTACAACCAAGTAGTCCAGAGAATTCCATTATTCATTGCTGAAATCAAATCTGCTATTTGG AATTTCTGGATACATAATACTGGTCCATTGGGATGTTTGCCTCAAAGACTCTCTTCAACAAATCATAGTTCGGCAGATCTTGACCAACATGGATGCCTTCGAACACTTAATGACGCTGCGAAAGCCTTTAATGAAAAATTGCACGCCCTTTGCGAAGAGTTAAGATCCGCAATGAAGAATGCAACTATTGTCTATACGGATATCTTTGCCATCAAATATGATCTCATAGCCAACTCTGCAAAATATG GTTTCAAGAATCCATTAATGGCATGCTGTGGATATGGAGGGCCACCTTACAACGTGAACAATAAGGTTGGATGTGGTCAAACTGGTTACAACGTGTGCGCACAAGGAACACAATGCATCAGCTGGGATGGTGTTCATTACACCGAAGCTGCCAATTCATTTGTTGCATCCAGAATATTATCTACAAATTACTCTACACCGAAACTCAAATGGGATTATTTCTGTAATACCTGA
- the LOC113346974 gene encoding GDSL esterase/lipase LIP-4-like isoform X3 has product MKIFAILLLLSPLFLLGVLVVESQCTKNPVIFNFGDSNSDTGGLSAGTGSIFGPPNGRAFFHSSTGGRLSDGRLVIDFLCEHIHTSYLTPYLQSLDPNFSNGANFAISGASTLPEYVPFSLDVQILQFRRFRSLSIELVSRGKKGFVNKRGFENALYTFDIGQNDLSGAFGYLSYNQVVQRIPLFIAEIKSAIWSIYQNGGKNFWIHNTGPLGCLPQRLSSTNHSSADLDQHGCLRTLNDAAKAFNEKLHALCEELRSAMKNATIVYTDIFAIKYDLIANSAKYGFKNPLMACCGYGGPPYNVNNKVGCGQTGYNVCAQGTQCISWDGVHYTEAANSFVASRILSTNYSTPKLKWDYFCNT; this is encoded by the exons ATGAAGATCTttgcaattcttcttcttctttctcctctttttcttttgggtGTCCTGGTTGTCGAGTCCCAGTGCACAAAAAACCCAGTTATTTTCAACTTTGGGGACTCCAATTCGGACACTGGTGGCTTATCTGCTGGAACTGGATCCATTTTTGGACCACCTAATGGCAGGGCATTCTTTCACTCTTCCACTGGTGGTCGATTATCTGACGGTCGCCTAGTTATCGATTTTCTCT GTGAACACATTCATACAAGCTATTTGACACCATACTTGCAATCTTTGGATCCAAATTTTAGTAACGGAGCAAATTTTGCGATTAGTGGCGCATCCACTCTACCTGAATACGTTCCCTTCTCTTTAGATGTTCAAATCCTTCAGTTTCGCAGATTCCGGTCTCTCTCTATTGAACTTGTATCTCGAG GTAAGAAAGGTTTTGTGAACAAACGAGGGTTTGAAAACGCGCTATACACTTTCGATATCGGGCAAAATGACCTTTCTGGTGCATTCGGATACTTATCGTACAACCAAGTAGTCCAGAGAATTCCATTATTCATTGCTGAAATCAAATCTGCTATTTGG tctatatatcaaaatggtGGAAAGAATTTCTGGATACATAATACTGGTCCATTGGGATGTTTGCCTCAAAGACTCTCTTCAACAAATCATAGTTCGGCAGATCTTGACCAACATGGATGCCTTCGAACACTTAATGACGCTGCGAAAGCCTTTAATGAAAAATTGCACGCCCTTTGCGAAGAGTTAAGATCCGCAATGAAGAATGCAACTATTGTCTATACGGATATCTTTGCCATCAAATATGATCTCATAGCCAACTCTGCAAAATATG GTTTCAAGAATCCATTAATGGCATGCTGTGGATATGGAGGGCCACCTTACAACGTGAACAATAAGGTTGGATGTGGTCAAACTGGTTACAACGTGTGCGCACAAGGAACACAATGCATCAGCTGGGATGGTGTTCATTACACCGAAGCTGCCAATTCATTTGTTGCATCCAGAATATTATCTACAAATTACTCTACACCGAAACTCAAATGGGATTATTTCTGTAATACCTGA